From a single Candidatus Baltobacteraceae bacterium genomic region:
- a CDS encoding threo-3-hydroxy-L-aspartate ammonia-lyase produces the protein MPVSFSDVVEAAQCIRGVAHHTPTLTSQTFDRLTGAQLFFKCENLQRMGAFKFRGAYNRLAQLSPEERRAGVVAYSSGNHAQGVALAAKLLDIPAAIVMPRDAPESKLAATRGYGAEVVLYERSEENRAVIAQGIAAERGATIVPPYDDERIVAGAGTTALELLHDAGPLDAIVTPVGGGGLFGGCCVAAHGLDADIEMWGVEPQAGNDVQQSFERGERVLIAVPKTIADGLQTQMVGEVTFPIVRDHARGIVTVSDDELVEAMRLVFERMKLVVEPSGVAGFAAVLNGRIPVEGRRVGIVLSGGNVDKDRFAELLSSRA, from the coding sequence ATGCCCGTTAGCTTCAGCGACGTCGTCGAGGCGGCGCAGTGCATTCGCGGCGTGGCACACCACACGCCGACGCTGACTTCGCAGACGTTCGACCGGCTCACCGGCGCGCAGTTGTTCTTCAAATGCGAGAACCTGCAGCGCATGGGCGCCTTCAAGTTTCGCGGAGCGTACAATCGTCTGGCCCAGCTCTCGCCGGAAGAACGGCGCGCGGGCGTCGTCGCCTATTCGAGCGGCAATCACGCGCAAGGCGTGGCGCTGGCGGCCAAATTGCTCGATATTCCGGCGGCGATCGTGATGCCGCGCGACGCACCGGAGAGCAAGCTCGCGGCCACCCGCGGATATGGCGCCGAGGTCGTCCTCTACGAACGCTCGGAAGAGAACCGTGCGGTGATCGCGCAGGGCATCGCGGCGGAGCGCGGCGCCACGATCGTGCCGCCCTACGATGACGAGCGGATCGTCGCCGGCGCGGGCACGACCGCGCTCGAATTACTGCACGACGCGGGTCCGCTCGACGCGATCGTGACACCGGTCGGCGGCGGCGGGCTGTTCGGCGGTTGCTGTGTCGCGGCGCACGGCCTCGATGCGGATATCGAGATGTGGGGCGTCGAGCCGCAGGCCGGCAACGACGTGCAGCAGTCGTTCGAGCGCGGCGAACGCGTGCTGATCGCCGTTCCAAAGACGATCGCCGACGGTTTGCAGACGCAGATGGTGGGCGAGGTGACCTTTCCGATCGTGCGCGATCACGCGCGGGGTATCGTCACCGTGAGCGATGACGAGCTGGTCGAGGCGATGCGCCTTGTCTTCGAACGCATGAAACTGGTCGTCGAGCCGAGCGGCGTCGCCGGTTTCGCCGCCGTATTGAACGGCCGGATTCCCGTCGAGGGCCGGCGCGTGGGCATCGTGTTGAGCGGCGGAAACGTGGACAAGGATCGATTTGCGGAACTTTTGTCATCCCGAGCGTAG
- a CDS encoding sugar-binding protein has protein sequence MRRPFLACCALVAALTGVARAGDPPPAARVPALAAPSVAGTIDASWAKAATLHLDHDFTYRRSATEPTEVRVAEDGTAIYVAFEVTQAEPLTANQHTNGSSVQSDDYVGVYLDPQGQRGFDYGFFANPNGARYQTSSENSAYSPEWIAVAKRTAGGYVVTMRIPLRIIRTAGSRVWSAQFVRFTVATNSLDVWAYSPVATTAIDPTFIGTLAGIGIAPAGGRGGAARNPVRIQPYVLGEATSHANGGSTSRVGADFSLPLTPTASFVGTVHPDYSNVETDQQTIAPTAFARQYVEVRPFFTQLASFFNAHTGCDNCTTTLYTPAIPVFSQGYGIEGTQGHTNFAAFDALGFDRTDQAETLNYNYADTKDSFGWELQRVNVAAYGLQDNTFTYDGGYIDQRTRLLVYTNNGVETGTLVTDPGLGTYHDGGIGYATALTTILAGIQRIGAQFDPLDGYTAQSDILGYQIYTSQMMNFSPSFWLHDILVTNYFARYNNHFDLLSQTDEDPQVNVDFRNLMTVHVYNASNGVRTFANEFLPFDQSGALLGYRINTNTPAYVAYTGGPYYHGHLDSWIYLATLPITRRVHLALETDEDKYLTAYPGELTTNQWLERTSLDWQPSKVLQFDVGLRRIIGGNLPNSFEPLTYAASSCAADPYLAGCFVNAGNVSLAAHFLYARNEFYLVYGNANDLSTEPALFLKWIRYVGAEKGT, from the coding sequence ATGAGGCGACCGTTCCTTGCTTGCTGCGCGCTCGTTGCAGCCTTGACCGGCGTTGCCCGGGCCGGCGATCCGCCGCCGGCTGCGAGGGTGCCCGCCCTTGCCGCGCCGTCGGTTGCCGGGACCATCGACGCGTCCTGGGCAAAAGCAGCGACACTTCACCTCGACCACGACTTCACCTATCGGCGCAGCGCCACCGAGCCGACTGAGGTGCGAGTCGCCGAAGACGGAACCGCAATCTACGTTGCCTTCGAGGTGACGCAGGCTGAGCCGCTGACCGCGAACCAGCACACCAACGGCAGTTCGGTGCAAAGCGACGACTATGTCGGCGTCTACCTCGATCCGCAAGGGCAGCGTGGATTCGACTACGGCTTCTTCGCCAATCCCAACGGCGCGCGGTATCAAACCTCGAGCGAGAACAGCGCCTATTCGCCCGAGTGGATCGCGGTCGCCAAGCGAACCGCCGGCGGCTACGTCGTGACCATGCGCATTCCGCTGCGCATCATACGCACCGCCGGTTCACGCGTGTGGAGCGCGCAGTTCGTCCGTTTCACGGTCGCGACCAACTCGCTCGACGTGTGGGCGTACTCGCCCGTCGCGACCACGGCGATCGATCCCACCTTCATCGGCACGCTCGCGGGAATCGGGATTGCGCCCGCCGGCGGACGCGGCGGCGCCGCGCGCAATCCCGTGCGCATTCAGCCCTACGTTCTCGGTGAGGCAACCTCCCACGCGAACGGCGGAAGCACCTCGCGCGTCGGCGCGGATTTTTCTCTCCCCCTGACGCCGACCGCCTCGTTTGTCGGCACCGTGCATCCGGACTACTCCAACGTCGAGACCGATCAGCAGACGATCGCGCCGACGGCCTTCGCCCGGCAGTACGTCGAGGTGCGTCCCTTTTTCACGCAGCTCGCGTCGTTCTTCAACGCGCACACCGGCTGCGACAACTGCACGACGACTCTTTATACGCCGGCAATTCCGGTCTTCTCCCAGGGTTACGGCATCGAGGGGACACAGGGGCACACGAACTTCGCCGCCTTCGACGCTTTGGGCTTCGACCGGACCGATCAAGCCGAAACGCTCAACTACAACTACGCCGACACCAAAGACAGCTTCGGCTGGGAGCTGCAGCGCGTCAACGTCGCGGCCTACGGGCTACAGGACAACACGTTCACCTATGACGGCGGGTATATCGATCAGCGAACGCGTTTGCTGGTCTATACCAACAACGGCGTCGAGACCGGCACGCTCGTCACCGATCCGGGCCTGGGCACCTATCACGACGGCGGCATCGGCTACGCAACCGCGCTCACGACGATTCTCGCCGGCATCCAGCGCATCGGCGCCCAATTCGACCCGCTCGACGGGTACACCGCGCAAAGCGACATCTTGGGGTATCAAATCTATACGAGCCAGATGATGAATTTCTCGCCGTCGTTCTGGCTTCACGACATTTTGGTGACGAATTACTTCGCTCGTTACAACAACCATTTCGATCTGCTCTCGCAGACCGACGAAGATCCGCAGGTCAACGTCGACTTTCGCAACCTGATGACGGTCCACGTCTATAACGCCTCGAACGGGGTTCGCACGTTCGCAAACGAGTTTCTGCCGTTCGACCAGAGCGGCGCTCTTCTCGGATACCGGATCAACACCAACACGCCCGCATACGTTGCGTATACCGGCGGACCATATTATCATGGGCACCTGGACTCGTGGATTTATCTGGCGACCTTGCCGATCACACGCCGCGTCCACCTCGCGCTGGAGACCGACGAAGACAAGTACCTCACCGCATATCCAGGCGAGCTGACGACGAATCAGTGGCTCGAACGCACCTCGCTCGACTGGCAGCCCAGCAAAGTGCTGCAATTCGACGTCGGCCTGCGCCGGATCATCGGCGGTAACCTGCCGAACTCGTTCGAGCCGCTCACCTACGCGGCGTCATCCTGCGCCGCCGATCCATATTTGGCAGGCTGTTTCGTGAACGCCGGCAACGTCTCGCTGGCGGCACACTTCCTCTACGCGCGCAACGAGTTCTACCTGGTCTACGGGAACGCGAACGATCTCTCGACCGAACCCGCGCTCTTCCTCAAGTGGATCCGCTACGTCGGCGCCGAGAAGGGAACGTAG
- a CDS encoding YkgJ family cysteine cluster protein, with amino-acid sequence METIDLIGLRNFTKRTGQPTHPELLDARPMQHVNEIEITEEHITISYDEETTRYYNANEITKREWVYKYNDDPEFVRAIGKVIELARKHLKDLPENVACPPGCAECCAGYEPFVSRADVERIAAHLGMTYAQVMDEYVVKRPSADGFHVGWLRKVSDDLADNCVFLMGSKSGKYYCGIYEARPHDCGDFTPIGCQDVDTALSHRAKLKIGPAFRPNAKRRNGTKRR; translated from the coding sequence ATGGAAACCATCGATCTGATCGGCCTGCGCAACTTTACCAAGAGAACCGGGCAACCCACACACCCCGAGCTGCTCGATGCGCGCCCGATGCAGCACGTCAACGAGATCGAGATCACCGAAGAACACATTACGATCAGCTACGACGAAGAGACGACGCGCTACTACAACGCCAACGAGATCACCAAGCGCGAGTGGGTCTATAAATATAACGATGACCCGGAATTCGTACGCGCGATCGGTAAGGTCATCGAACTGGCGCGCAAACACCTCAAGGATTTACCGGAGAACGTCGCCTGCCCACCCGGCTGCGCCGAATGCTGCGCCGGATATGAACCGTTCGTGAGCCGTGCCGACGTCGAACGCATCGCAGCGCACCTAGGAATGACGTATGCACAGGTGATGGACGAGTACGTCGTCAAGCGGCCCTCGGCCGACGGCTTCCACGTCGGCTGGCTTCGCAAAGTGAGCGACGATCTGGCCGATAACTGCGTGTTCTTGATGGGCAGCAAAAGCGGAAAGTACTATTGTGGGATTTACGAGGCGCGCCCACACGATTGCGGCGATTTCACGCCGATCGGATGCCAAGACGTCGACACGGCGCTCTCGCATCGCGCGAAGTTGAAGATCGGTCCGGCCTTCAGACCGAATGCCAAACGGCGTAACGGAACGAAACGGAGGTAA
- a CDS encoding ROK family protein, producing MRTAIGVDLGGSHVTASVVSEDGTIHRQHEVDLEDLSFKVVSEVLFSTIEQALRDPDAKEVVGIGIGSPGNVEARSGAILYSPNFKWTNIPLGETLRSHFDMPVFVGNDARCATLGEYTYGMGRGTRNFVLLTLGTGIGGGIVADGDLILGNRFGAGEIGHHQIRPTDGFVCSCGKIGCFEAQASGTGLIRHAFAVAPSFPRSTLLDMDRDKLGSKKIRKLAQAGDQHALAAWKNFTADLAIGLANVIAFVNPEVIALGGGVSSASDFMLDAVRGRVDELTTMVPRGTTRIVVAQLGNDAGQVGAATMAFRGGLTTLGS from the coding sequence TTGCGCACCGCAATCGGCGTCGACCTCGGCGGGTCACACGTCACGGCCTCCGTCGTCAGTGAAGACGGCACGATCCATCGCCAGCACGAGGTCGATCTCGAGGACCTCTCGTTCAAAGTGGTCAGCGAGGTGCTCTTCTCGACGATCGAACAAGCGCTGCGCGATCCCGATGCCAAGGAGGTCGTCGGTATCGGCATCGGGTCGCCCGGCAACGTCGAGGCGCGCTCCGGCGCGATCCTATACAGCCCGAATTTCAAGTGGACGAACATCCCGCTGGGAGAGACGTTGCGTTCCCACTTCGACATGCCGGTCTTCGTCGGCAACGACGCGCGCTGCGCCACGCTGGGCGAGTACACCTATGGTATGGGTCGCGGGACGCGCAACTTCGTGCTCCTCACCCTGGGGACCGGGATCGGCGGCGGCATCGTTGCCGACGGCGATTTGATCTTGGGGAACCGATTCGGGGCCGGCGAAATCGGGCATCATCAGATCCGGCCGACCGACGGCTTCGTCTGCTCGTGCGGCAAGATCGGATGCTTTGAGGCACAAGCCTCGGGCACCGGATTGATCCGCCATGCCTTTGCGGTCGCGCCCTCGTTCCCGCGCAGTACGCTGCTCGATATGGATCGCGACAAACTCGGGTCGAAGAAGATTCGCAAGCTCGCGCAGGCCGGCGATCAACATGCGCTCGCCGCCTGGAAGAATTTCACGGCCGATCTTGCGATCGGACTGGCCAACGTCATCGCTTTCGTCAATCCCGAAGTGATCGCACTCGGCGGCGGCGTTTCGAGCGCGTCCGACTTCATGCTCGATGCGGTGCGCGGGCGTGTCGACGAGCTCACGACGATGGTTCCGCGCGGAACGACGCGCATCGTCGTCGCCCAGCTTGGAAATGACGCGGGCCAAGTCGGGGCGGCTACGATGGCGTTCCGCGGCGGGCTCACGACGCTCGGGTCATGA
- a CDS encoding SDR family oxidoreductase, giving the protein MIATAPRAIVTGASGGLGLEFARLLAADGIDLVLVARSRDALEAEAADLRTRCGVAVETLAEDLATLDSAARVFARVPSCDILINNAGFGSNGAFDTLPLERIREELLLNVVALTELTRRYLPGMRERGSGRIMNVASTAAFLPGPFMAVYYATKAYVLSFSQALAEELRGSGVTVSCLCPGATATGFARRAHVEASGLFRLPVADAPSVARAGYTGMMNGKDLIVPGLFNKLVGLSPKITPRRLLLAISRRLVEPR; this is encoded by the coding sequence ATGATTGCAACCGCGCCCCGAGCGATCGTCACCGGCGCATCGGGTGGACTCGGCCTCGAGTTCGCGAGATTGCTGGCCGCAGACGGGATCGATCTCGTCCTGGTCGCGCGCTCGCGCGATGCGCTCGAGGCCGAGGCCGCGGATTTGCGCACCCGCTGCGGCGTTGCGGTGGAGACGCTGGCCGAGGATCTCGCTACGCTCGATTCCGCCGCGCGGGTGTTCGCGCGCGTTCCTTCCTGCGATATCTTGATCAACAACGCGGGCTTTGGGAGCAACGGCGCGTTCGATACGTTGCCGCTCGAACGCATCCGCGAGGAGCTGCTCCTGAACGTCGTCGCGCTCACCGAACTGACGCGCCGCTACCTGCCGGGCATGCGGGAGCGCGGAAGCGGCCGCATCATGAACGTCGCCTCGACTGCGGCCTTTCTGCCCGGTCCGTTCATGGCGGTCTACTACGCTACGAAGGCCTACGTGCTCTCGTTTTCACAAGCGCTCGCCGAAGAGCTGCGCGGCAGCGGGGTCACGGTGAGCTGCCTCTGCCCCGGTGCCACCGCGACCGGATTCGCTCGCCGCGCGCATGTCGAAGCCTCCGGCCTCTTCCGTCTTCCGGTCGCCGACGCACCATCCGTCGCGCGGGCGGGATATACCGGGATGATGAACGGCAAGGATCTCATCGTTCCGGGCCTCTTCAATAAACTCGTCGGATTATCGCCGAAAATCACTCCGCGCCGGCTGCTGCTCGCCATTTCGCGCAGGCTCGTCGAACCACGATAG
- a CDS encoding protease pro-enzyme activation domain-containing protein gives MISIPKTYGSLAYTDLGRRAATAPVSVAILLRYNNQSALDQFVASASGPHGSHQFLTPAEFNSEFAPTVQQEQAVITALQNAGFTITHTYANRTMVDASAPSSVVEKFFSTQMHTVSQGKYGQRFANLTAATVPSSIAQYVNTASLSDVVIAETKVAQDGGAINQSPSAPGLKPMGGTPAGQEAPATMRTLATGCTGQLLLNPGFESGDVDWTSTADVITDDPSYAYQGDWFAWLDGYDEAETDTLSQTVSIPSGCTATLTYYLYVSTSERKSAGAIDTMALTVNGTTEQSFSNKTTTDGYVEETVNLSSFAGSSAKILWTSNQTGSRETSFFIDSTALALSGGTSTPTPSPSPTASPTAKPTATPTSGPTATPTAAPTATPTTAPTSSPSSGCNGAAADSGPLTNSDGTLATGLAKPFDFPVQHGCNGAGYTAAIVIDDPVDTSYVATYLSAAGVTQTGTITNEAVDGGGSGDDPETDLDVQTISGLAPGANIIVYDEGSLSDQNIEDAYNQVLSDGKASAVNSSFGGCESSDTSFESATNSIAEQGAAEGVEFSASAGDTGSDECGSDDNEKGVSSPAGDPYFTSVGGINFTENSSTGALETVTAGDASCSGGVDDTCYGGGGVSTVVALPSWQSGIAGMITSGRNQPDISLPFDYVAVYTGGAWGEYLGTSWSSPASVALFIEADELHASKLGWLNSTLYSLFSSTGYSDYYTPCTSGDNIAYSCSATEYNQAAGIGAPKGWALANAL, from the coding sequence ATGATTTCGATTCCGAAGACGTATGGATCACTTGCGTACACCGATCTCGGTCGGCGTGCGGCCACCGCCCCCGTCAGCGTTGCGATTCTGCTGCGATACAACAACCAAAGCGCGCTCGATCAATTCGTCGCAAGCGCGAGCGGACCGCACGGATCGCATCAGTTCCTTACGCCGGCCGAGTTCAACAGCGAATTCGCGCCGACGGTTCAGCAGGAACAAGCGGTTATAACCGCACTGCAAAACGCCGGCTTCACGATTACGCACACGTATGCGAATCGTACGATGGTCGACGCGAGCGCGCCTAGCTCGGTCGTCGAGAAATTCTTCTCGACCCAGATGCACACGGTTTCACAAGGCAAATACGGGCAGCGCTTTGCGAACCTGACCGCCGCAACCGTTCCCTCGTCGATCGCGCAGTACGTCAACACGGCGTCGCTGAGCGACGTCGTAATCGCGGAAACGAAAGTCGCGCAAGACGGCGGAGCGATCAACCAATCCCCGAGCGCACCGGGACTAAAGCCCATGGGCGGCACGCCGGCTGGTCAGGAAGCGCCGGCGACGATGCGCACGTTGGCCACCGGCTGCACCGGTCAACTCCTGCTCAACCCGGGCTTCGAATCGGGTGACGTCGACTGGACCTCGACGGCCGACGTGATTACCGACGATCCCTCGTACGCGTACCAAGGCGATTGGTTCGCCTGGCTGGACGGCTACGACGAGGCCGAGACCGACACGCTCTCGCAGACCGTCTCGATTCCGTCGGGCTGCACTGCGACGCTGACCTATTACCTCTACGTCTCGACGTCGGAGCGCAAAAGCGCCGGTGCGATCGACACGATGGCGCTCACGGTGAACGGTACGACCGAGCAGTCGTTCTCGAATAAGACGACCACCGACGGCTACGTGGAGGAGACCGTCAACCTCTCGTCGTTCGCCGGTTCCAGCGCCAAGATTCTCTGGACGTCGAATCAGACGGGAAGCCGTGAAACGAGCTTCTTCATCGACTCGACCGCGCTGGCGCTCAGCGGCGGGACGAGCACCCCAACGCCGTCTCCCTCGCCGACGGCCAGCCCAACCGCGAAGCCGACGGCAACGCCGACGAGCGGGCCAACCGCAACCCCGACCGCGGCCCCGACGGCAACGCCGACCACCGCACCGACGAGTTCGCCGAGCAGCGGGTGTAACGGCGCGGCCGCCGATAGCGGACCGCTCACGAACTCGGATGGCACGCTGGCTACCGGACTTGCCAAGCCGTTCGACTTCCCGGTTCAGCACGGGTGCAACGGTGCGGGGTACACGGCCGCGATCGTGATCGACGACCCGGTCGACACCAGCTACGTCGCGACCTATCTCAGCGCGGCCGGCGTAACGCAAACCGGCACCATCACCAATGAAGCCGTCGACGGCGGCGGCAGCGGCGACGATCCGGAAACGGATCTCGACGTGCAGACGATCTCCGGTCTTGCGCCGGGCGCGAACATCATCGTGTACGACGAAGGCTCGCTCTCGGATCAAAACATCGAAGACGCCTACAATCAGGTGCTCAGCGATGGTAAGGCGAGCGCGGTGAACTCCTCGTTCGGCGGCTGCGAATCGAGCGATACGTCGTTCGAATCCGCCACCAACTCGATCGCGGAACAAGGCGCTGCCGAAGGCGTCGAGTTCTCGGCCTCGGCCGGCGACACCGGCTCGGACGAATGCGGTTCCGACGACAACGAGAAGGGCGTGAGTTCACCGGCCGGTGATCCGTACTTCACGTCGGTCGGCGGCATCAACTTCACCGAGAACAGCAGCACCGGCGCACTCGAAACCGTCACGGCGGGCGATGCGTCCTGCTCGGGCGGTGTCGACGACACGTGCTACGGCGGCGGCGGCGTCTCGACGGTCGTCGCGCTGCCGAGCTGGCAGAGCGGCATCGCGGGTATGATCACCTCGGGCCGCAATCAACCCGACATCTCGTTGCCGTTCGACTACGTTGCCGTCTACACGGGCGGCGCGTGGGGCGAATACCTCGGTACGTCGTGGTCTTCACCGGCATCGGTGGCATTGTTCATCGAAGCCGACGAACTCCACGCGAGTAAGCTCGGATGGCTCAACTCGACGCTGTACAGCCTGTTCTCATCGACCGGCTACAGCGACTACTACACGCCCTGCACCTCCGGCGACAATATCGCGTACTCGTGCAGCGCCACCGAGTACAACCAAGCCGCGGGGATCGGCGCACCAAAGGGCTGGGCCCTGGCGAACGCGTTGTAA
- a CDS encoding toll/interleukin-1 receptor domain-containing protein, producing MKRAINRWRLIPRWIRQTVVLCLIYAVLMIAAYWWFPWHGLDMQLAARYSVLQSRLSPQITLVDLGSYIAGNRPANQRSLAMLLTRLDGLHPNERRLILDLHFLPCEPCEGQALQARTGLVNALSRLRKDGWQLYAVELLQTDDLTGAPTGREADDGPIYATLSGAAHTRFGAHDSGVVFYRHCYSGAEFPPSSDAASWDVWSMMDVLRQGHDTSTPCDTGNLFVSIGDWSKDDYAKPNGPANAQFYTVHDSDRALPAGLRENPGAYIIVGTFENDLPFQHLNTAATANVIESLNQLHGPGFVDVPGPMLLAWALSDMIGGAGYQVKPLESGLLVFVVLCSLVTAFATAAFFLLLRRFRLRGARYLLPAISATLGLMVTALALFVAGKISIDVLSPPAVYPQVSLAYAGILLSAVLSGVRASQVPTWEDDPRAKRDWDVFLSYAHADIDWVYSHIKVPLDKVTLPNRKLNVFFDKDWDSLESGIDWLPQLTRDVMNSRFVIAIYSDSYFKQGEKGYCYHELTCAYKRWIETGDPSFLRPIMIGAPNIPQEFQRVNAVGPDKLDDIIADIVRRLTRADEEVSV from the coding sequence ATGAAGCGAGCGATCAACCGCTGGCGGCTCATTCCGCGATGGATACGCCAGACGGTGGTGCTGTGCCTCATTTATGCGGTGCTGATGATCGCTGCCTATTGGTGGTTCCCCTGGCACGGATTGGATATGCAGCTCGCCGCGCGTTACAGCGTGCTGCAATCGCGACTCAGCCCGCAGATCACGCTCGTCGATCTGGGAAGCTATATCGCAGGAAACCGCCCGGCAAATCAGCGCAGCCTCGCCATGCTCCTCACGCGCCTCGACGGTCTGCACCCGAACGAGCGGCGTCTGATTCTCGACCTGCACTTCCTGCCGTGCGAGCCGTGCGAAGGGCAGGCACTGCAAGCTCGCACGGGACTTGTCAACGCGCTCTCGCGGCTCAGAAAGGACGGTTGGCAGCTTTATGCAGTCGAGCTGTTGCAAACCGACGACCTGACCGGTGCTCCTACGGGGCGGGAAGCGGACGACGGACCGATCTACGCGACGCTTTCCGGCGCGGCTCATACGCGCTTCGGCGCGCACGATTCGGGTGTCGTCTTCTATCGGCACTGCTACTCGGGCGCGGAATTTCCGCCATCGAGCGATGCGGCGTCTTGGGACGTCTGGTCGATGATGGACGTGCTGCGGCAAGGCCATGATACGAGCACCCCGTGCGATACGGGCAATCTCTTTGTTTCGATCGGTGACTGGTCGAAGGACGATTATGCCAAACCGAACGGCCCGGCGAACGCGCAATTCTATACGGTCCATGACTCCGATCGCGCCCTGCCGGCCGGTCTGCGCGAGAATCCCGGTGCGTACATCATCGTCGGGACGTTCGAAAACGACCTTCCGTTTCAACATCTGAATACGGCGGCGACAGCGAATGTGATCGAATCGCTGAATCAGCTGCATGGACCGGGCTTTGTCGATGTTCCAGGACCTATGCTTTTGGCTTGGGCGCTAAGCGATATGATTGGTGGCGCCGGATACCAGGTGAAACCACTCGAGAGCGGGCTTCTCGTCTTCGTCGTGCTCTGCTCGCTCGTGACCGCGTTCGCCACCGCGGCGTTCTTTCTGCTGCTGCGCCGTTTCCGTCTGCGGGGAGCGCGCTATCTGCTGCCTGCGATAAGTGCAACGCTTGGACTGATGGTGACGGCGCTTGCATTGTTCGTCGCGGGGAAGATCTCGATCGACGTCTTGAGCCCGCCGGCGGTCTATCCGCAAGTCTCGCTCGCGTATGCGGGGATTCTTCTGAGTGCCGTACTTTCGGGAGTCCGGGCGAGTCAAGTTCCGACGTGGGAAGACGACCCGCGAGCCAAACGCGATTGGGATGTTTTCCTGAGCTATGCACACGCCGACATCGACTGGGTTTACAGCCACATCAAGGTCCCGCTCGACAAGGTGACGCTGCCGAACCGGAAACTCAACGTCTTCTTCGATAAAGACTGGGACAGTCTCGAGTCGGGAATCGATTGGCTCCCGCAACTCACGCGCGACGTCATGAACAGCCGTTTTGTCATAGCGATATACTCCGACAGCTATTTCAAGCAGGGGGAGAAAGGGTATTGCTATCACGAGTTGACGTGCGCGTACAAACGTTGGATAGAGACCGGCGATCCATCGTTTCTGCGCCCCATCATGATCGGGGCGCCCAACATTCCGCAGGAATTCCAGCGTGTCAACGCAGTCGGCCCCGATAAATTAGATGACATCATCGCCGATATCGTCCGGCGCCTCACGCGCGCGGATGAGGAGGTTAGCGTATGA